A single region of the Rattus rattus isolate New Zealand chromosome 8, Rrattus_CSIRO_v1, whole genome shotgun sequence genome encodes:
- the Cxcr6 gene encoding C-X-C chemokine receptor type 6 produces the protein MFAMDDGHQEKDLDNDVYGEDPWLFNNSSGNSQEHKRFLKFKEVFLPSMYLGVFVLGLLGNSLVLIIYIFYQRLRSLTDVFLLNLPLADLVFVCTLPFWAYAGTYEWVFGTAMCKTLRSMYAMNFYGSMLTLTCITVDRFVVVVQATKAFNRQAKWKIWGQVTCLLIWVVSLLVSLPQIIYSRVGHIDRLICQFHNEAISIVVLVLQMTLGFFLPLLTMILCYSGIIKTLLHARNFQKHKSLKIIFLVVATFLLTQTPFNIAMLIQWISWEYSTITSFQYVILVTEAIAYLRACLNPVLYAFVGLKFRKNLWKLMKDISCLSRLGVSSQWKSSEDNSKTCSASHNAETTSMFQL, from the coding sequence ATGTTTGCCATGGATGATGGGCATCAAGAGAAAGATCTGGACAATGACGTCTACGGGGAAGATCCCTGGCTCTTCAACAATTCCAGTGGTAACAGCCAGGAACACAAACGCTTCCTAAAGTTCAAGGAGGTTTTTCTGCCCTCCATGTATCTGGGAGTGTTTGTCCTTGGACTGCTAGGGAACTCCCTGGTTCTGATTATATACATTTTCTACCAGAGGCTGAGGAGTCTGACAGATGTGTTCCTGCTGAACTTGCCCCTGGCTGACCTGGTGTTTGTCTGTACTCTGCCCTTTTGGGCCTACGCAGGCACCTATGAGTGGGTCTTTGGCACAGCCATGTGCAAAACTCTTCGAAGCATGTATGCAATGAACTTCTACGGGTCCATGCTCACTCTCACCTGCATCACGGTGGATCGTTTTGTTGTAGTGGTCCAGGCTACCAAGGCCTTCAACAGGCAGGCTAAGTGGAAGATCTGGGGCCAAGTCACTTGCTTGCTCATCTGGGTAGTCTCCCTGCTGGTTTCTTTGCCACAGATCATCTACAGCAGAGTCGGACATATTGACAGGCTTATTTGTCAGTTCCACAACGAGGCGATATCGATTGTGGTTCTTGTTCTACAGATGACTCTGGGGTTCTTCCTGCCATTGCTCACTATGATTCTGTGCTACTCAGGCATTATCAAGACCTTGCTTCATGCTCGAAACTTCCAGAAGCACAAATCTCTAAAGATCATCTTCCTTGTAGTGGCTACGTTCCTGCTGACCCAGACACCCTTCAACATTGCCATGTTAATCCAGTGGATAAGCTGGGAATACAGTACCATAACCAGCTTTCAGTATGTCATCTTAGTGACAGAGGCGATAGCATACCTTCGGGCCTGCCTTAACCCTGTACTCTATGCCTTTGTTGGCTTAAAGTTCCGGAAGAACCTCTGGAAACTTATGAAGGACATCAGCTGCCTCTCTCGTCTGGGAGTCTCAAGTCAGTGGAAGTCTTCTGAGGACAATTCCAAGACTTGTTCTGCCTCCCACAATGCAGAGACCACCAGTATGTTCCAATTGTAG